The Sporolituus thermophilus DSM 23256 genome has a segment encoding these proteins:
- a CDS encoding MFS transporter has product MERVMLGVAVGFCWFSLYTYVAILPGYALSLGASYKMVGLITGAYGFTQMALRLPLGVVSDFFGRRKIFIIWGLVFCAVSGFGLWYTDSVWGLLFFRGLAGIAATAWVLHTILFVSYYPADRTPQAMGIINAVSNGGQLLALFLGGLIAMYISERATFLLGAVGGSLGLLVGLFVKDAPVAKPAAVRLGDLFKMAQEPMLALTSLLAMILQLLTYGAIYGFTPVVARKIGVTNFELGMLPALFTVPGVFASFFSGTFFTERVGIRRTLLIGFVLTIIACVAIPYCTSIWELYATQFVSGFGRGLLFPVLMALSLKNIDPAKKTTAMGYFQTVYGAGMFVGPVVCGLIADSFGLVYSFWAIGLILTLGAVSAQWLFNFAAETHHSTFSNMGEPAVNKDKTF; this is encoded by the coding sequence GTGGAACGGGTAATGTTGGGGGTTGCCGTAGGGTTTTGCTGGTTTTCCTTGTATACATATGTGGCGATTTTGCCGGGCTATGCGCTGTCGCTCGGCGCTTCCTACAAAATGGTGGGACTTATCACCGGTGCTTACGGTTTCACCCAGATGGCACTCCGGCTCCCCTTGGGAGTAGTATCCGACTTTTTTGGCCGCCGGAAAATATTTATTATCTGGGGGCTGGTATTCTGCGCCGTTAGCGGGTTCGGCCTTTGGTATACCGATAGTGTGTGGGGATTATTGTTCTTTCGCGGTCTGGCCGGCATCGCGGCGACGGCGTGGGTACTGCATACCATTTTATTTGTGAGTTATTACCCGGCAGACCGGACGCCCCAAGCCATGGGGATCATTAACGCGGTCAGCAACGGCGGTCAGCTTTTGGCGCTTTTTCTGGGTGGCCTTATCGCCATGTATATCAGTGAACGGGCGACGTTTTTACTGGGAGCGGTTGGCGGCTCACTGGGGCTGCTGGTTGGCCTCTTTGTAAAAGACGCGCCGGTGGCAAAACCAGCGGCGGTACGCCTCGGTGATCTCTTTAAAATGGCGCAGGAGCCCATGCTGGCGCTAACTTCCCTGCTGGCCATGATTTTGCAGTTGTTAACCTATGGCGCAATTTACGGGTTTACTCCGGTAGTGGCCAGGAAGATCGGGGTTACCAATTTTGAGTTGGGGATGCTGCCAGCGCTCTTTACCGTGCCCGGGGTGTTCGCCTCGTTTTTCAGCGGCACTTTTTTTACCGAGCGGGTGGGCATCAGGCGGACGCTGCTTATCGGCTTTGTCCTCACGATTATTGCGTGCGTGGCCATCCCCTACTGCACCAGTATTTGGGAGCTGTATGCCACCCAGTTTGTCAGCGGTTTTGGCCGGGGCCTGCTCTTTCCTGTCCTGATGGCGTTGAGTCTCAAAAACATTGACCCGGCCAAGAAAACAACCGCGATGGGCTATTTTCAGACCGTTTATGGCGCCGGCATGTTTGTCGGACCGGTGGTGTGCGGCCTGATCGCCGACAGCTTTGGTCTTGTCTATAGTTTTTGGGCCATTGGCCTGATTTTAACGCTCGGCGCCGTCAGCGCCCAGTGGTTGTTCAACTTCGCTGCCGAAACTCATCATAGTACCTTTTCTAATATGGGCGAGCCGGCGGTAAACAAAGACAAAACCTTCTAG
- the gmd gene encoding GDP-mannose 4,6-dehydratase, with protein sequence MKKALITGITGQDGAYLAEFLLKKGYEVHGVKRRASLFNTGRIEHLYRDPHETNVNFFLHYGDLTDAANLIRIMQEVQPDEVYNLAAQSHVKVSFETPEYTASCDAIGTLRLLEAIRILGLTEKVRFYQASTSELFGKVQEVPQRETTPFYPRSPYAAAKLYAYWITVNYREAYNIFACNGILFNHESPLRGETFVTRKITRGVARIKLGLEDTLYLGNLNAKRDWGFAGDYVEAMWLMLQQDRPDDYVIATGESHSIREFVELAFANVGTKIDWRGAGLDEVGVDSATGQVLVRVDPRYFRPTEVDLLLGDAAKARAKLGWTPKVTFPELVKMMVQADLEQARRDVLCQKHGFPVSSYAE encoded by the coding sequence ATGAAAAAAGCGCTCATTACCGGGATCACCGGCCAGGACGGGGCGTATTTGGCGGAATTTTTACTAAAAAAAGGTTACGAGGTCCACGGCGTCAAACGGCGGGCCTCGCTGTTCAATACCGGGCGGATTGAACACTTGTACCGGGACCCGCACGAAACTAATGTGAATTTTTTCCTGCATTACGGCGATTTGACCGATGCTGCCAATCTCATCCGGATTATGCAGGAGGTGCAGCCCGACGAAGTCTATAATCTGGCGGCCCAAAGTCATGTAAAAGTTTCCTTTGAAACGCCGGAATATACGGCCAGCTGCGATGCGATCGGGACGTTGCGGCTTTTAGAAGCTATCCGCATCTTGGGACTGACGGAAAAAGTGCGCTTTTATCAGGCCTCGACCAGTGAACTGTTCGGCAAAGTCCAGGAAGTGCCGCAGCGGGAAACCACTCCCTTTTACCCCCGCAGCCCTTACGCCGCCGCCAAGCTGTATGCCTACTGGATTACCGTCAATTACCGGGAAGCCTATAACATCTTTGCCTGTAACGGCATTCTGTTTAATCACGAATCGCCGCTTAGGGGCGAAACCTTCGTTACCCGCAAAATTACCAGGGGCGTGGCCCGCATCAAGTTGGGACTAGAGGACACGTTGTATTTGGGCAATTTAAACGCCAAGCGCGACTGGGGGTTTGCCGGCGATTACGTGGAAGCCATGTGGCTGATGCTGCAGCAAGACCGCCCCGACGACTACGTCATTGCCACCGGCGAAAGCCATTCCATCCGCGAATTCGTCGAGCTGGCGTTTGCCAATGTCGGCACCAAGATTGACTGGCGCGGCGCCGGTCTTGACGAAGTAGGCGTGGACAGCGCTACCGGCCAGGTGCTGGTCAGAGTCGATCCCCGCTATTTCCGGCCCACGGAAGTTGACCTATTGCTTGGTGACGCGGCCAAAGCCAGGGCCAAGCTAGGATGGACGCCGAAAGTTACCTTTCCCGAACTGGTAAAAATGATGGTGCAGGCCGACCTGGAGCAAGCCAGACGGGACGTCTTATGCCAGAAACATGGTTTTCCGGTTAGCAGTTATGCCGAATAA
- the fcl gene encoding GDP-L-fucose synthase, which yields MRKDAKIYVAGHRGLVGSAIVRELRSQGYDNLITRTSAELDLRYQAVVDAFFRASRPEYVFLAAAKVGGILANNRHPAEFIYDNLAIATNVIHAAYCYGVKKLLFLGSSCIYPKYARQPLKEEYLLTGELEPTNEWYAVAKIAGVKLCQAYRRQYGANFIAVMPANLYGINDNFDLETSHVLPALLRKFHEAKAAGMSAVTVWGSGNPRREFLYVDDLAEACCFLMQNYNDEEIINVGTGTDITIRELAELIREIVGFNGDIVYDRTKPDGTFQKLLDVTKINRLGWQAKTGLREGIEKTYRWFKDCLN from the coding sequence ATGCGCAAAGACGCAAAGATCTATGTAGCCGGCCACCGCGGCCTGGTAGGCTCGGCCATTGTCCGCGAGCTGCGTAGCCAAGGCTATGATAACCTCATTACCCGCACCAGCGCCGAACTGGATCTGCGCTACCAGGCCGTCGTCGACGCGTTTTTCCGCGCCTCCCGCCCGGAATACGTCTTTCTCGCCGCCGCCAAGGTCGGCGGGATTTTGGCTAATAATCGCCATCCCGCCGAGTTTATTTATGATAACCTGGCAATCGCGACGAATGTCATTCATGCCGCCTATTGCTACGGTGTGAAAAAACTGCTTTTCTTAGGCAGTTCCTGCATCTATCCCAAATACGCCCGCCAGCCGTTAAAAGAGGAATATTTGCTTACCGGCGAACTTGAACCGACCAATGAATGGTATGCGGTGGCGAAAATTGCCGGGGTTAAGTTATGTCAGGCCTACCGCCGGCAATACGGCGCTAACTTTATTGCGGTCATGCCGGCCAACCTATACGGTATAAACGATAACTTTGATTTAGAGACTTCGCATGTGCTGCCGGCCCTGCTGCGCAAATTCCATGAGGCCAAAGCCGCCGGCATGAGCGCTGTTACCGTCTGGGGCAGCGGCAACCCGCGGCGCGAGTTTCTCTATGTCGATGATTTGGCCGAAGCGTGCTGTTTTTTGATGCAAAATTATAACGACGAAGAAATTATCAATGTGGGAACCGGGACGGACATCACCATTCGCGAATTGGCCGAACTTATCCGGGAAATCGTCGGTTTTAACGGCGATATCGTTTACGACCGGACGAAACCGGACGGCACCTTTCAGAAACTGCTCGACGTAACGAAAATTAACCGACTGGGCTGGCAGGCGAAAACCGGCCTGCGCGAGGGGATTGAGAAAACATACCGTTGGTTTAAAGACTGTTTAAATTAA
- a CDS encoding glycosyltransferase: protein MLKHLRVGIPVVGGKGWLGGVSHMELHVKALASLPREERPQLFLVITNDTLDGFACYRPFAALFDGLIYIGADIGAASAATDLPLIHCVDWDDLFTQIDFLFPVSFNVLPGRCAASWIHDFQHKYLPGFFSKQDIALRDELCRRIADKARLVFCSSRAVERDFWRFFPHSKAVTRVLPLKVAPEAAWYAGDPAAVQAKYCLPDRFVLCCNQFWVHKNHRLLFAAIALLRQAGQEVHLVCTGLTDDFRHPGYMEELNQYIKELGVPDLVHILGQIPRHEQIQLIRRSLFVVQPSLFEGLSLIVQECRALGKPLILSDLDVHLEHEYGIYFKRTDAHDLAAKMAALLAVSRPGPDTARETEARLQAAGLTAAYGQAFCQLVEEAIALFGKKAAPAR from the coding sequence ATGCTAAAACATTTGCGTGTTGGCATTCCGGTCGTGGGCGGAAAAGGCTGGCTTGGCGGCGTTTCCCATATGGAGCTGCATGTTAAGGCGCTGGCATCCCTACCGCGCGAGGAGCGGCCCCAACTTTTTCTGGTAATTACTAACGATACGCTTGATGGCTTTGCTTGCTACCGCCCGTTTGCCGCCTTGTTCGACGGCCTTATCTACATAGGGGCTGATATTGGTGCAGCGTCCGCCGCTACTGATTTGCCGCTGATCCATTGCGTGGATTGGGACGATTTATTTACCCAGATCGATTTCTTGTTTCCCGTCAGCTTCAATGTGCTTCCCGGTAGGTGTGCGGCATCATGGATTCACGATTTTCAGCACAAATACTTGCCTGGTTTTTTTTCTAAGCAGGACATTGCGCTGCGGGATGAATTATGCCGCCGCATTGCCGACAAGGCGCGCCTGGTTTTTTGCAGCAGCCGGGCGGTGGAACGCGACTTTTGGCGCTTTTTCCCCCACTCGAAGGCCGTGACCAGAGTGCTGCCTCTAAAGGTAGCGCCGGAAGCAGCGTGGTATGCCGGCGACCCGGCTGCGGTCCAGGCGAAATACTGCCTGCCGGACCGGTTTGTCCTCTGCTGCAACCAGTTCTGGGTCCACAAAAATCACCGGCTATTGTTTGCGGCAATCGCCCTTTTGCGCCAGGCCGGGCAGGAGGTTCATCTGGTTTGCACCGGATTGACCGACGATTTTCGCCATCCCGGCTATATGGAAGAATTAAACCAGTATATAAAAGAACTGGGCGTCCCCGATTTGGTCCACATTTTGGGGCAAATACCCCGGCACGAGCAAATTCAGCTTATCCGGCGCAGCCTGTTTGTCGTGCAGCCTTCGCTGTTTGAGGGGTTAAGCCTTATCGTGCAGGAGTGCCGGGCCTTAGGCAAGCCCCTTATCCTTTCCGACCTGGATGTCCATCTGGAGCATGAATACGGCATTTATTTTAAACGTACCGATGCCCATGACCTGGCTGCCAAAATGGCCGCACTGCTGGCAGTCTCCCGGCCTGGTCCGGACACTGCGCGGGAAACAGAGGCCAGGCTGCAGGCCGCCGGTTTAACCGCCGCCTACGGTCAAGCCTTCTGTCAGCTGGTTGAAGAGGCGATAGCGCTGTTTGGGAAAAAGGCGGCGCCGGCGAGATAA
- a CDS encoding UDP-glucose dehydrogenase family protein has protein sequence MKNATGVVNEKSSILHLRQILSPPTILFNRCTGVSGVTLHHPGEYDELSDKKIFAVRSVIMKIAVVGTGYVGLVAGACFAEIGNTVWCVDKDEAKITNLEAGLLPIYEPGLPEMVAKNVANGRLHFSAALQPALAQAELCFITVGTPPRADGAADLSQVYTVAQEIGQLLDHHLIVVNKSTVPVGTAEIVRSIIAQELKRRGQENVTFAVVSNPEFLREGRAINDFMRPDRVVIGTDSNEAAKIMKELYQPIVRDQHPLLIMDIKSAELTKYAANAMLATRISFMNEIARLCDKVGADVNRVRQGMGADGRIGLQFLDAGAGYGGSCFPKDVKELIHTGRKYGLEMAIIQAVDQVNERQKHYLAEMIGRYFGDNLAQKKFALWGLAFKPETDDIREAPALAIIRSLVHRGATITAYDPQAIPQAKVALTGCGGRLFYAENKMAALDDADALILVTEWQEFTQPDFAEMKRRLRQPLIFDGRNQYDPVGMAALGFEYYCIGRGYCV, from the coding sequence ATGAAAAACGCCACTGGCGTTGTTAACGAAAAATCATCCATACTGCACCTCCGGCAAATCCTCAGTCCTCCTACCATCTTATTCAACCGCTGCACAGGTGTGAGCGGAGTAACCCTTCACCACCCTGGTGAATACGATGAACTGAGTGATAAAAAGATTTTTGCCGTCAGGAGCGTTATTATGAAGATTGCTGTCGTGGGAACAGGATATGTCGGGTTGGTGGCGGGCGCCTGCTTTGCTGAGATAGGCAACACAGTGTGGTGTGTCGATAAGGATGAGGCGAAAATCACTAACTTGGAGGCCGGCCTTTTGCCGATCTATGAACCGGGCCTGCCGGAAATGGTAGCGAAAAACGTAGCCAACGGCCGGCTTCATTTTTCAGCCGCCTTGCAGCCGGCGCTGGCACAAGCAGAGCTCTGCTTCATTACGGTCGGTACACCGCCGCGGGCCGATGGGGCGGCCGATTTGTCCCAGGTCTATACCGTCGCCCAGGAAATCGGACAACTGCTTGACCATCACCTGATTGTGGTCAATAAGTCTACGGTACCGGTAGGTACGGCGGAGATAGTACGAAGCATTATTGCCCAGGAGCTAAAGCGGCGCGGTCAGGAAAACGTAACGTTTGCGGTAGTTTCGAACCCGGAGTTTCTTCGAGAAGGCAGAGCGATCAACGATTTTATGCGTCCTGACCGGGTGGTTATTGGCACTGATAGTAATGAGGCCGCGAAAATAATGAAGGAATTATATCAACCTATTGTGCGCGACCAGCACCCGCTATTGATAATGGACATAAAATCCGCCGAACTCACAAAGTATGCCGCCAACGCCATGCTAGCCACCCGTATCAGCTTTATGAACGAAATCGCCCGCTTGTGCGATAAGGTTGGCGCCGATGTGAACCGCGTCAGGCAGGGAATGGGAGCCGACGGTCGGATCGGCCTGCAGTTTCTGGATGCCGGCGCCGGTTACGGCGGATCGTGTTTTCCAAAAGACGTGAAAGAACTCATTCATACTGGGCGCAAATATGGCCTGGAAATGGCCATTATCCAGGCCGTGGATCAGGTAAATGAACGCCAGAAACACTATCTGGCGGAGATGATTGGCCGCTATTTTGGTGACAATCTGGCGCAGAAAAAATTTGCTCTCTGGGGCTTGGCGTTTAAGCCCGAAACGGACGATATCCGCGAAGCGCCGGCGCTGGCCATTATTAGGTCGCTTGTGCACCGGGGGGCCACCATAACGGCCTATGATCCGCAGGCCATCCCGCAGGCTAAAGTGGCGTTGACCGGTTGCGGCGGCCGGCTTTTTTACGCCGAAAACAAGATGGCCGCCCTTGACGACGCTGACGCCCTTATTCTCGTCACCGAATGGCAAGAGTTTACCCAGCCTGATTTTGCCGAAATGAAACGCCGGCTACGGCAACCGCTTATATTTGACGGCCGCAACCAGTACGACCCGGTCGGGATGGCGGCCTTAGGCTTT
- a CDS encoding DUF1540 domain-containing protein, translated as MADTLAGVKCTVQNCKYWNNGYRCSAPSIEVNVDGGGASANRSHETNCHTFAPR; from the coding sequence ATGGCTGATACCCTAGCAGGCGTTAAATGCACGGTTCAAAACTGCAAATACTGGAACAATGGCTACAGATGCTCTGCCCCGTCCATCGAAGTAAATGTCGACGGCGGCGGCGCCTCGGCAAACAGAAGTCACGAGACAAACTGCCATACCTTTGCTCCAAGATAG
- a CDS encoding hemolytic protein HlpA-like protein, with translation MDDFSLTTPVAFFIFNRPDTTTRVFEQIRQAKPAKLLVVADGPRVGQPADGAKCAATRAIIDQVDWDCEVLTNYADVNLGCKIRMATGLDWVFSTVDEAIILEHDTLPHPSFFRYCQELLEHYRDDKRIMTISGCNFQFGRRRTGYSYYFSRCVHCWGWATWRRAWQYYDVGMVLWPEVAGGGWLASVLSDRAAAAYWYRIFELTYRGYVNTWDYQWVFTCWSQNSLTIIPNVNLVANIGFGAEGIHTTNCCSRVANLPTEPMNFPLRHPPFMLRDTVADDFTQQLYNTGEM, from the coding sequence ATGGATGATTTTTCGTTAACAACGCCAGTGGCGTTTTTCATTTTCAACCGACCTGACACGACGACGCGGGTTTTTGAACAAATCCGTCAGGCCAAACCGGCGAAACTACTGGTAGTTGCCGACGGTCCGCGGGTTGGGCAGCCGGCCGACGGTGCAAAATGCGCCGCTACCCGGGCCATTATCGATCAAGTCGACTGGGACTGCGAGGTCCTGACCAATTATGCGGACGTGAACTTGGGCTGCAAGATCAGGATGGCAACCGGGCTGGACTGGGTTTTCAGCACGGTAGATGAAGCCATCATTCTCGAGCATGATACCTTGCCCCACCCGTCTTTCTTCCGGTATTGCCAGGAACTATTGGAGCATTACCGGGATGATAAACGCATTATGACAATTTCCGGCTGCAACTTTCAGTTTGGCCGGCGGCGGACCGGTTACAGCTACTACTTTTCCCGCTGTGTCCACTGTTGGGGTTGGGCAACGTGGCGGCGTGCCTGGCAGTATTACGATGTGGGCATGGTCCTCTGGCCCGAGGTGGCCGGCGGCGGCTGGCTGGCGTCCGTCCTGAGCGATAGGGCGGCTGCCGCTTATTGGTACCGCATTTTTGAACTAACCTACCGCGGCTATGTTAACACCTGGGATTACCAGTGGGTTTTTACCTGCTGGAGCCAAAACAGCCTTACCATCATTCCAAATGTTAACCTGGTGGCTAACATCGGTTTTGGTGCCGAGGGGATCCATACTACCAACTGCTGTTCCCGGGTTGCCAATCTACCGACCGAACCGATGAATTTTCCGCTGCGTCATCCGCCGTTCATGCTGCGGGATACGGTGGCCGACGACTTTACCCAGCAGTTATACAATACCGGCGAAATGTAA